The following are encoded together in the Burkholderiales bacterium genome:
- a CDS encoding cytochrome P460 family protein — MNKPSLLFLLLAGLAAPAMAADVPYPTGYRDWHHVKSMVIEEGHPLYGSFGGIHHLYANAKAMQGYKAGRFPDGSVIVFDLLEAQRKDNAVTEGSRKVLGVMHKDAKRYAATGGWGFEGFAGGEPGKRAVGANAKSACFDCHAQQKDHDFVFSRLRD; from the coding sequence ATGAACAAGCCATCTCTGCTTTTTCTGCTCCTGGCGGGGCTCGCCGCGCCGGCGATGGCGGCGGACGTGCCCTATCCCACGGGCTATCGTGACTGGCACCACGTCAAGAGCATGGTGATCGAGGAGGGGCATCCCCTGTATGGGTCCTTCGGCGGCATCCACCATCTCTATGCCAATGCCAAGGCCATGCAGGGGTACAAGGCGGGCCGCTTCCCCGATGGCTCGGTCATCGTCTTCGATCTCCTGGAAGCCCAGCGCAAGGACAATGCCGTGACCGAAGGCAGCCGCAAGGTGCTGGGGGTCATGCACAAGGACGCCAAGCGTTATGCTGCCACCGGTGGCTGGGGCTTCGAGGGTTTCGCCGGGGGTGAGCCGGGCAAGCGGGCGGTGGGGGCGAACGCCAAGAGCGCCTGTTTCGACTGCCACGCCCAGCAGAAAGACCACGACTTCGTCTTCAGCCGGCTGCGTGACTGA
- a CDS encoding MarR family winged helix-turn-helix transcriptional regulator — translation MSQVPLLLERLGALLAQSVREEAARHGLLPIHLQVLHYLSRANRYSDMPIAIAEYFGITRGTVSQTLAVLERKGLLAKKADPQHGRRVHLRLTAAGRAALKGSWPERIEQALTHLSGEATHLEATLRALLTTLQTLNGQRAFGLCRECAHFLREKDGARCGLTGEPLAAEQTVRICRDWTAPAEGRL, via the coding sequence ATGAGCCAGGTTCCCCTTCTCCTCGAACGGCTGGGCGCGCTGCTCGCGCAGTCGGTGCGCGAAGAGGCCGCGCGCCACGGTCTCCTGCCCATTCATCTGCAGGTGCTGCACTACCTGTCGCGCGCCAATCGCTACAGCGATATGCCCATCGCCATCGCCGAATATTTCGGCATCACCCGCGGCACGGTCTCGCAAACCCTCGCCGTGCTGGAACGCAAGGGCCTGCTCGCCAAAAAAGCCGACCCGCAGCACGGCAGGCGGGTGCATTTGCGCCTGACGGCGGCGGGCAGGGCCGCGCTCAAAGGGAGCTGGCCCGAGCGCATCGAACAGGCCCTCACGCATCTATCCGGGGAGGCCACCCACCTGGAAGCCACCCTGCGCGCGCTGCTCACGACCCTACAGACCCTCAACGGCCAGCGCGCCTTCGGCCTGTGCCGGGAATGTGCCCACTTCCTCCGGGAAAAGGATGGCGCCCGCTGCGGCCTGACCGGCGAACCCCTGGCGGCGGAGCAGACGGTGCGCATCTGCCGTGACTGGACCGCCCCGGCGGAAGGCCGCCTTTGA
- a CDS encoding alkaline phosphatase D family protein, translating to MRVLGLLILLAVAPVWAAQLTAGPMLGPVTSRTAVIWIQGDAAAEADVEYWPATRPQERQRSARVRLEAAEDFTARLTLVGLDADTRYHYQVFLDGEPARSGAVLTFRTLPLPRRGPAPEISVYLGSCAYVNDPAVDRPGPPYGGDYAIFETLARQAENNPRHGLMLWLGDNVYLREADYATPWGMNARYRHTRSLRELQPLLSTLPHYAIWDDHDYGPNDANRSFVFKEESLRLFRRYWANPSHGLPGLPGIFTTFSVIDADFFLLDDRFHRAADRTEVSREELDLMKEAREWVLSQNALLRLIGRRYFGSTPAVETHKVLFGFEQLDWLKQALIQSRATFKFIVSGSQLLNDNHPFEGWHNFPQEREGFLAWLKRQNIPGVVFLSGDRHHTELLRRTSKDFYPLYELTCSPLTAGPRTPREKEADNPLRLAGTLVTQRNFCRIDIVGGGEDRRLVLQSYDSQGRLLWERTIAADELRWSPPQP from the coding sequence ATGCGTGTGTTGGGCCTGCTCATTCTTTTGGCTGTCGCGCCCGTGTGGGCGGCCCAGCTCACCGCCGGGCCCATGCTGGGCCCGGTGACAAGCCGCACGGCGGTCATCTGGATACAGGGGGACGCCGCCGCGGAAGCGGACGTGGAATACTGGCCCGCCACCCGGCCGCAGGAGCGGCAGCGCAGCGCCCGGGTGCGCCTCGAGGCGGCGGAGGATTTCACCGCCCGCCTGACATTGGTGGGACTGGACGCCGACACCCGTTACCACTACCAGGTCTTCCTCGATGGTGAACCGGCGCGGTCGGGGGCGGTGCTCACCTTCCGCACCCTGCCCCTGCCCCGGCGGGGTCCGGCTCCCGAAATCAGCGTCTATCTGGGTTCCTGCGCCTATGTGAACGATCCGGCGGTGGACCGACCGGGCCCACCCTATGGCGGGGACTATGCCATCTTCGAGACCCTCGCCCGGCAGGCCGAGAACAATCCCCGCCACGGCCTCATGCTCTGGCTGGGGGACAACGTCTATCTGCGGGAGGCCGACTACGCCACCCCCTGGGGCATGAACGCCCGCTACCGCCACACCCGCAGCCTGCGCGAGCTGCAACCTCTGCTTTCCACGCTGCCCCATTACGCCATCTGGGATGACCACGATTACGGTCCCAACGATGCCAACCGCAGTTTCGTCTTCAAGGAGGAAAGCCTGCGTCTGTTCCGCCGCTACTGGGCCAATCCCAGTCACGGTCTGCCCGGGCTGCCCGGGATTTTCACCACTTTTTCCGTGATTGATGCGGATTTCTTCCTCCTCGACGACCGTTTCCACCGCGCAGCGGACAGGACGGAGGTGAGCCGGGAGGAACTGGATCTGATGAAGGAGGCACGGGAGTGGGTGTTGAGCCAGAATGCCCTGTTGCGGCTCATTGGACGGCGCTATTTCGGCTCGACGCCGGCGGTGGAGACCCACAAGGTGCTGTTCGGCTTCGAGCAGCTCGACTGGCTCAAACAGGCCCTCATCCAGTCACGCGCCACCTTCAAGTTCATTGTCAGCGGCAGCCAGCTCCTGAATGACAACCATCCCTTCGAAGGCTGGCACAACTTCCCCCAGGAGCGGGAGGGCTTCCTCGCCTGGCTCAAGCGGCAGAACATTCCCGGCGTGGTCTTCCTTTCCGGCGACCGCCACCACACCGAACTTCTGCGGCGCACCAGCAAGGATTTCTATCCCCTGTACGAGCTGACCTGCTCGCCGCTGACCGCCGGGCCGCGCACGCCGCGGGAGAAGGAAGCCGACAATCCCCTGCGCCTTGCCGGTACCCTGGTCACCCAGCGCAATTTCTGCCGCATCGACATCGTCGGCGGTGGGGAGGATCGCCGGCTGGTGCTGCAAAGCTACGACAGCCAGGGCAGACTCCTGTGGGAGCGCACCATCGCCGCCGATGAACTGCGCTGGTCGCCGCCGCAGCCCTGA